The following proteins are encoded in a genomic region of Rickettsiales bacterium:
- the cobA gene encoding uroporphyrinogen-III C-methyltransferase, with protein MTGKVYIAGAGPGDPELITLKAQRLLREADAVVYDRLIPQAILDMIRPEAERYFAGKSCKQHVMTQDEINALLVKLAQRGLSVVRLKGGDPLIFGRGGEEAEYLVQHDIPFEIVPGISSATGISAINGIPLTYRGLATGVRYITGHSKEPELELNWQSLADPDTTIVVYMGLANLPIIMAKLIKQGLPRDFPMAAIENGTTPQSRIVISTLENGAQDVKNAGLEPPVLIIIGRVVSLHHKLK; from the coding sequence ATGACGGGCAAAGTATATATAGCGGGAGCAGGTCCCGGCGATCCGGAGTTAATTACGCTGAAGGCGCAGCGTCTGCTGCGCGAGGCGGATGCGGTGGTGTATGACCGCCTGATCCCGCAGGCCATTCTGGATATGATCCGGCCGGAAGCGGAGCGCTATTTCGCAGGTAAATCATGTAAACAGCATGTCATGACGCAGGACGAAATTAATGCGCTGCTGGTGAAGCTCGCACAGCGCGGTTTGAGCGTAGTGCGCCTCAAGGGCGGTGACCCGCTGATTTTCGGCCGTGGCGGCGAAGAAGCCGAATATCTCGTGCAGCATGATATCCCCTTTGAAATCGTTCCCGGTATCAGCTCGGCAACCGGCATCAGTGCTATCAATGGCATACCGCTGACCTATCGGGGGCTTGCCACGGGGGTGCGTTATATCACCGGCCACTCCAAGGAGCCGGAACTGGAGCTGAACTGGCAGAGCCTTGCCGATCCGGATACGACTATTGTTGTCTATATGGGCTTAGCCAATCTCCCGATTATCATGGCCAAACTAATCAAGCAGGGCCTCCCGCGCGATTTTCCGATGGCGGCTATCGAAAACGGTACGACCCCGCAAAGCCGTATTGTCATCAGTACGCTTGAAAATGGGGCGCAGGATGTTAAGAATGCCGGGCTGGAACCGCCGGTGCTGATTATCATAGGCCGGGTGGTTTCTCTGCACCATAAGCTTAAATAA
- a CDS encoding nitronate monooxygenase family protein, which yields MTQQNAHTPAQSPAGTEKLQALWRRGTDFLGCKYAIMGGAMSWVSERNLVAALSNAGAFGVLACGSMPPALLDKEIEATAALTNKPFGVNLITMHPDIEALIDICGKRKVSHIVLAGGLPKAAFTEKVKSYGAKLICFAPSALVAKKLIKLGADALVIEGMEAGGHIGPVSTSVLAQEILPEIRDVPVFVAGGIGRGEAIAAYLEMGASGVQLGTRFVCCSESIAHEKFKQAFIHSHARNAVASIQVDEDFPVIPVRAIENKATKDFMRFQHEVIARYRAGEVDKAAASLQIEHFWAGALRRAVIDGDVENGSLMAGQSVGMVNKVEPAADIIAELVAQAEQYLTR from the coding sequence ATGACGCAGCAGAACGCACATACACCGGCGCAATCCCCCGCCGGAACGGAAAAATTGCAGGCGCTATGGCGCCGCGGTACGGATTTTCTTGGATGCAAATACGCTATCATGGGCGGTGCGATGTCTTGGGTGTCGGAGCGCAACCTGGTAGCAGCGCTCAGCAATGCCGGGGCGTTTGGTGTGCTGGCCTGCGGTTCCATGCCGCCCGCGCTGCTCGATAAGGAAATCGAGGCGACGGCCGCGCTGACAAATAAGCCGTTCGGCGTGAACCTGATCACCATGCACCCTGATATTGAGGCGCTGATCGATATTTGCGGCAAGCGGAAAGTGTCGCATATCGTGCTCGCGGGCGGGCTGCCGAAAGCAGCGTTTACGGAAAAAGTAAAATCCTACGGCGCGAAGCTTATCTGCTTTGCACCTTCTGCGCTGGTGGCTAAGAAGCTGATCAAGCTGGGCGCGGATGCGCTTGTGATTGAAGGCATGGAAGCAGGCGGCCATATCGGCCCCGTATCCACTTCCGTGCTCGCGCAGGAAATCCTGCCGGAAATCCGCGATGTACCGGTCTTCGTAGCAGGCGGCATTGGCCGCGGTGAAGCGATTGCGGCTTACCTTGAAATGGGAGCTTCCGGTGTGCAGCTTGGCACGCGCTTTGTCTGCTGCAGCGAATCGATCGCACATGAGAAATTCAAGCAGGCTTTCATTCATAGCCATGCGCGCAATGCGGTAGCATCCATCCAGGTGGATGAAGATTTTCCGGTGATTCCCGTACGCGCCATTGAGAATAAGGCGACCAAAGATTTTATGCGTTTCCAGCATGAAGTGATCGCGCGTTACCGCGCCGGGGAAGTGGACAAGGCAGCCGCGTCATTGCAGATCGAGCATTTCTGGGCCGGAGCGCTACGTCGTGCCGTGATTGACGGCGATGTGGAAAACGGCTCGCTCATGGCAGGCCAGAGCGTTGGCATGGTAAACAAGGTCGAACCCGCGGCGGATATTATCGCCGAGCTGGTGGCGCAGGCAGAACAATACCTGACACGGTAA